A window of the Aromatoleum aromaticum EbN1 genome harbors these coding sequences:
- the tnpA gene encoding IS66 family insertion sequence element accessory protein TnpA, with translation MAGVLKRKWRRRSREEWQEVFARHGSSGLSVTAFCAHESISVSSFQRWRAIVGPVCGKAVAVGPARQEAFVDLGVLGSGGASRWELKLDLGDGVVLHLVRG, from the coding sequence ATGGCAGGGGTGCTCAAGCGCAAATGGCGCCGGCGCAGCCGAGAGGAGTGGCAGGAGGTGTTCGCCCGCCACGGTTCGAGCGGGCTGAGCGTCACGGCATTCTGCGCGCACGAGTCGATCAGCGTCTCGAGCTTTCAGCGCTGGCGTGCGATCGTCGGGCCGGTGTGCGGCAAGGCCGTCGCGGTGGGGCCGGCTCGGCAAGAGGCGTTCGTCGATCTGGGAGTGCTGGGTTCGGGCGGCGCTTCGCGCTGGGAGTTGAAGCTTGACCTGGGTGACGGCGTGGTGCTGCACCTGGTGCGCGGCTGA
- a CDS encoding tyrosine-type recombinase/integrase, producing MSGWLAKYVDNRNTFEAYKRDVERLLTWAGTRGKGLADLMVEDLTDYGLFLRDPQPIEDWCLVKLPRYLEDGTDNPKWRSVQRPPRFLADGSPNPEWRPFVGALSSSAAGQSLTVLFGMFEHLCGVGYLAGNPLRAARKKGYKPRRTTVDRYLEQDLWQLVLSHLETWPRETARDEAHYQRTRFLAGFLKLTALRRFEMAKASTADVTRIEGRWWLKVVGKGSVDQPIPLTREAMRLLGAYRASTRRPPLPSPNVVEPLLMDITGTGRAVSVKTIHAILKKLFLSAVQACTDPYHAEKLKAASAHWLRHTAATHLLQDGASLLHTRDALRHASVQTTEIYISTNQRAFHEDMEARQRLTSADQLAADSETKLPTTNANVASKPADLD from the coding sequence GTGAGCGGCTGGCTCGCAAAGTACGTCGACAACCGGAACACCTTCGAGGCCTACAAACGGGATGTCGAGCGCCTCCTCACGTGGGCCGGAACAAGAGGGAAGGGGCTCGCCGATCTGATGGTGGAAGACCTGACCGACTACGGGCTGTTTCTCCGCGACCCTCAGCCCATCGAGGACTGGTGCTTGGTAAAACTGCCACGCTACCTCGAGGACGGCACCGACAATCCGAAATGGCGGTCGGTGCAGCGCCCTCCCCGCTTCCTGGCGGATGGCTCACCGAACCCGGAATGGCGGCCCTTCGTCGGCGCCCTCTCCTCGTCCGCCGCGGGTCAGTCCCTCACTGTGCTGTTCGGGATGTTCGAGCATCTCTGCGGCGTTGGCTACCTGGCCGGCAACCCGCTCCGTGCCGCTCGGAAGAAAGGCTACAAGCCGCGGCGGACGACGGTCGACCGCTATCTCGAGCAGGATCTCTGGCAGCTCGTGCTCTCTCATCTGGAGACGTGGCCACGTGAGACCGCCCGCGACGAAGCGCACTATCAGCGCACACGGTTCCTGGCGGGTTTCCTCAAACTGACCGCGCTTCGTCGCTTCGAGATGGCGAAAGCGAGCACGGCGGACGTCACGCGCATCGAAGGGCGCTGGTGGCTCAAAGTAGTCGGGAAGGGCAGCGTCGACCAGCCCATTCCACTCACGCGCGAGGCAATGCGACTCCTCGGAGCGTACCGGGCATCGACGAGGCGCCCTCCCCTCCCCTCCCCCAACGTTGTCGAGCCGCTTCTGATGGACATCACCGGCACTGGCCGCGCGGTCAGCGTGAAAACCATCCACGCGATCCTGAAGAAGCTGTTTCTGTCCGCCGTTCAGGCCTGCACGGATCCTTATCACGCCGAGAAGTTGAAGGCCGCGAGCGCACACTGGTTGCGGCACACCGCCGCGACTCATTTGCTCCAGGACGGGGCCAGCTTGCTTCACACCCGGGATGCCCTCAGACATGCCTCCGTGCAGACAACCGAGATCTACATCTCAACGAATCAACGCGCCTTCCACGAGGACATGGAAGCCCGGCAGCGTCTCACAAGTGCCGACCAGCTTGCTGCAGACAGCGAAACGAAGTTGCCTACAACCAACGCGAACGTCGCCTCCAAACCGGCAGATCTCGACTGA
- a CDS encoding DUF7673 family protein: MNKLAALKRLWTVANGHSGQCKYIAEFLLGLYNGIRFPVDLTGFRALDQAIFRDCLTVLQMDSQPQQEVHLLLGCLNGEFEKLAEDWRIPDRSV; this comes from the coding sequence CTGAACAAGCTTGCCGCGCTCAAACGCCTCTGGACTGTCGCCAATGGTCACTCCGGCCAGTGCAAGTACATCGCTGAGTTCCTTCTTGGCCTGTATAACGGCATCCGTTTTCCCGTCGACTTAACCGGTTTCCGGGCGCTCGATCAAGCAATCTTCCGAGACTGTCTCACCGTCCTCCAGATGGATAGCCAGCCGCAGCAAGAGGTTCACCTGCTACTGGGGTGCTTGAATGGCGAATTCGAGAAACTCGCCGAAGATTGGCGCATTCCCGACCGCTCCGTATAG